One region of Arthrobacter sp. StoSoilB22 genomic DNA includes:
- a CDS encoding NAD(P)H-quinone dehydrogenase — protein MTTQVDFSAPRIAILGGGPGGYEAAMVAASLGAHVTIVERAGLGGSAVLTDVVPSKTLIATADLMTRVGEADELGVKFDGDGTASKPRADLKHINDRVLNLAHGQSEDIRAGLERLGVEIVIGSGKLLDNNTIEVLTIDGTRTIDADAILLAVGAHPRELPTAKPDGERILNWAQIYNLDELPEELIVVGSGVTGAEFASAYNGLGSKVTLISSRDQVLPGEDTDAAKLLEGVFERRGVRVLSKSRANAVERTDDGVKVTLGDGSIVTGTHCLVCVGSIPNTAGIGLEEAGVTLTESGHIKVDGVSRTTAPNIYAAGDCTGVFALASVAAMQGRIAIAHFMGDGVKPLKLNQVASNIFTSPEIASVGVSEADLASGKYQGDVVMLSLLSNARAKMRNTKDGFVKIIARKGSGTVIGGVVVGPNASELIFPISVAVTQKLHVDDVASAFTVYPSLTGSISEAARRLHVHM, from the coding sequence GTGACCACCCAAGTTGACTTCAGTGCCCCCCGTATCGCGATCCTGGGAGGTGGTCCCGGCGGATATGAAGCTGCCATGGTGGCTGCCTCGCTCGGCGCCCACGTCACCATCGTAGAGCGGGCGGGCCTCGGCGGCTCAGCCGTGCTGACCGACGTCGTGCCTTCCAAGACCCTGATTGCCACCGCCGACCTCATGACCCGCGTCGGTGAGGCGGATGAGCTGGGAGTGAAGTTCGACGGCGACGGCACGGCTTCGAAGCCCCGCGCCGACCTCAAGCACATCAACGATCGCGTCCTGAACCTTGCCCATGGGCAGTCCGAGGACATTCGTGCCGGCCTCGAGCGCCTGGGCGTGGAGATTGTCATCGGTTCGGGCAAACTTCTGGACAACAACACCATCGAGGTCCTCACCATTGATGGCACCCGCACTATTGATGCCGACGCTATCCTGCTGGCCGTTGGCGCCCACCCCCGTGAACTGCCCACGGCCAAGCCCGACGGCGAACGCATCCTGAACTGGGCCCAGATCTACAACCTGGACGAGCTCCCCGAAGAATTGATTGTTGTGGGTTCGGGCGTCACTGGTGCCGAATTCGCCTCCGCCTACAACGGTTTGGGTTCCAAGGTGACGCTGATTTCCAGCCGTGACCAGGTTCTCCCCGGCGAGGACACGGACGCCGCGAAGCTGCTGGAAGGCGTCTTCGAGCGTCGCGGCGTGCGGGTGCTGTCCAAGTCCCGCGCCAACGCAGTGGAGCGGACGGACGACGGCGTTAAGGTCACCTTGGGTGACGGATCGATCGTGACAGGTACGCACTGCCTGGTGTGTGTTGGTTCCATCCCCAACACTGCCGGCATCGGCCTTGAAGAAGCAGGCGTGACCCTCACGGAGTCCGGGCACATCAAGGTGGACGGCGTTTCCCGCACCACCGCCCCCAACATTTACGCTGCCGGCGACTGCACTGGTGTCTTCGCCCTGGCATCCGTTGCAGCCATGCAGGGCCGCATCGCGATTGCACACTTCATGGGTGATGGCGTGAAGCCGCTGAAGCTCAACCAGGTGGCCTCCAACATCTTCACGTCCCCCGAAATCGCCTCCGTGGGCGTCTCCGAAGCCGACCTCGCATCCGGCAAGTACCAGGGCGACGTGGTGATGTTGTCCCTGCTCAGCAACGCCCGCGCCAAGATGCGCAACACCAAGGATGGCTTCGTCAAGATCATTGCCCGCAAGGGATCCGGCACCGTGATCGGTGGCGTGGTGGTGGGTCCGAACGCATCCGAACTCATCTTCCCGATCTCCGTGGCCGTGACGCAGAAACTCCACGTGGACGATGTGGCCAGTGCATTCACTGTCTACCCGTCGCTGACCGGCTCCATTTCCGAGGCCGCCCGGCGCCTTCACGTACACATGTAG
- a CDS encoding FAD-dependent oxidoreductase: MSERIVVVGFGPVAARLVDELLPAVRTGLVQLLVVGQETEAAYNRVMIAELGVGRTSAQALAMADASDLESDGVEVRLGVTVKRIDRARQHVALSDGSTEHYDRLVFATGSRPVIPNLTGLNPDPSGPVLPAGVTTLRDLRDAAVLRAAVTGGKRVVVLGGGVLGLETALAASEEGARTTVVHNGPFPLGRSIDRGSGSVLTNSLRASGVRMAGNARSTGVETAGPGGSFSALLLDDGSAIDGDLLVLSCGVRPRIELAEGCGLPTGAGILVDHHLRTYHEPHMFAIGDCAEVRCPDAACVDCRTASGPSGLVGPGWRQAEWLAEYLVVLARDGQIAADALEALPKEKPGVIVLKARGVNLAVAGDNQADPWDEELLEAGAASGRARRQISQWADPEHGRYVKMTTRGGVLEGLVAVGMPRTAAELVVLFERSSELPADRSLLLRLDGPDQLDSGATSNDPQRTVCRCAGVSAASIEDSVVEGCSSVAEVSKATRAGTGCGGCHEDIKGIIEKHFQAAAA; this comes from the coding sequence ATGAGCGAGCGCATTGTTGTTGTTGGATTCGGGCCTGTCGCTGCCCGGCTCGTGGACGAACTGCTCCCCGCCGTCCGCACCGGGCTGGTGCAGTTGCTGGTAGTGGGCCAGGAAACCGAGGCCGCGTATAACCGCGTGATGATCGCCGAACTGGGAGTCGGCCGCACCAGCGCCCAGGCTTTGGCCATGGCTGATGCATCCGACTTGGAGTCCGACGGCGTAGAGGTGCGGTTGGGCGTCACAGTCAAAAGAATCGACCGTGCCCGCCAGCACGTAGCGCTGTCCGATGGCAGCACTGAACACTACGACCGGCTGGTGTTCGCAACCGGATCCCGTCCCGTGATTCCCAACCTGACCGGCCTCAACCCGGATCCCTCCGGGCCTGTGCTCCCGGCGGGGGTGACTACCCTGCGTGATCTGCGCGATGCTGCCGTGCTTCGCGCTGCGGTTACCGGTGGAAAACGCGTGGTGGTCCTGGGTGGTGGCGTGCTCGGCTTGGAAACTGCCTTGGCCGCCTCGGAAGAAGGCGCCCGGACCACGGTGGTTCACAACGGTCCTTTCCCACTGGGCAGGAGCATCGATCGCGGCAGCGGATCAGTGCTTACCAACAGCTTGCGGGCCAGTGGAGTCCGGATGGCAGGCAACGCACGGTCAACAGGCGTGGAGACAGCCGGCCCCGGAGGCAGCTTCTCCGCATTGCTCCTCGACGACGGCTCGGCGATCGACGGCGACCTACTGGTGTTGTCCTGTGGTGTGCGCCCCCGTATCGAGTTGGCGGAGGGCTGTGGCCTCCCTACCGGCGCCGGTATCCTTGTGGACCATCATCTCCGGACTTATCACGAGCCCCACATGTTCGCGATCGGCGACTGCGCCGAAGTTCGCTGCCCTGACGCCGCGTGCGTTGATTGCCGGACTGCTTCCGGCCCCTCGGGCCTCGTCGGTCCGGGCTGGCGGCAGGCCGAATGGTTGGCCGAGTACCTCGTGGTCCTGGCCCGTGATGGCCAGATTGCCGCAGATGCTTTGGAAGCACTACCGAAGGAGAAGCCCGGCGTCATTGTCCTCAAGGCCCGCGGCGTCAACCTGGCAGTGGCAGGAGACAACCAGGCCGATCCCTGGGACGAGGAGTTGCTGGAAGCCGGGGCCGCGTCCGGGCGCGCCCGCAGGCAGATTTCCCAATGGGCTGATCCGGAACACGGCCGCTACGTCAAGATGACCACACGCGGCGGAGTGCTTGAAGGCCTGGTTGCCGTGGGCATGCCCCGGACAGCCGCTGAGCTGGTGGTTCTGTTCGAGCGCTCCTCGGAGCTGCCCGCTGACCGGTCCTTGCTGCTCAGGCTCGACGGACCAGACCAGCTGGATTCCGGGGCCACCAGCAACGATCCCCAGCGGACCGTCTGCCGTTGTGCCGGAGTGAGCGCGGCCAGCATCGAGGACTCCGTGGTGGAGGGCTGCTCTTCCGTGGCCGAGGTATCGAAGGCAACCCGCGCAGGAACAGGCTGCGGAGGGTGCCACGAGGACATCAAGGGGATCATCGAAAAACACTTCCAAGCGGCTGCCGCATAA
- a CDS encoding purine-nucleoside phosphorylase produces MNTDPFEAAKAAADFIAAETGVESHDVALVLGSGWAEAADLIGETTATLNASEVPGFHKPAVVGHVGTIRSVLTKEGKRALVLGARTHYYEGRGVRSVVHGVRTAAAAGCKTLVLTNGCGGLNEDWTPGTPVLISDHINLTATSPLEGATFVDLTDLYSSRIRDLAREVDPSLQEGVYAQFTGPHYETPAEVQYAKRIGADLVGMSTALEAIAGRHAGMEVFGISLVTNLAAGISPVPLSHAEVLEAGQAAGKRISKLLAEIIAKL; encoded by the coding sequence ATGAACACTGACCCTTTTGAGGCCGCGAAGGCAGCCGCGGACTTCATCGCCGCGGAGACCGGCGTCGAATCCCATGACGTAGCACTGGTGCTCGGATCCGGGTGGGCGGAAGCCGCCGATCTGATCGGCGAAACCACGGCCACCCTGAACGCATCCGAGGTTCCCGGTTTCCACAAGCCAGCAGTGGTGGGCCATGTTGGCACCATCCGCTCCGTCCTCACCAAGGAAGGCAAACGCGCCCTCGTTCTGGGGGCACGAACGCACTATTACGAAGGCCGCGGCGTACGATCGGTGGTGCACGGCGTTCGCACAGCCGCAGCTGCCGGCTGCAAAACTCTGGTGCTGACCAACGGTTGCGGCGGGCTCAATGAGGACTGGACCCCGGGTACGCCGGTACTGATCAGCGACCACATCAACCTCACCGCCACTTCCCCGCTTGAAGGCGCAACGTTCGTTGACCTCACGGACCTCTACTCCTCACGGATCCGTGACCTCGCCCGCGAGGTTGACCCCTCCCTCCAGGAAGGCGTGTACGCGCAGTTCACAGGCCCCCACTACGAGACGCCGGCGGAGGTCCAGTACGCCAAGCGGATCGGCGCAGACCTGGTGGGCATGTCCACCGCTTTGGAAGCCATTGCCGGCCGGCACGCGGGCATGGAAGTTTTCGGTATCTCCCTGGTCACCAACCTGGCAGCCGGCATCAGCCCTGTTCCTTTGAGCCACGCGGAAGTCCTGGAAGCCGGCCAGGCAGCGGGCAAGCGCATATCCAAACTGCTGGCGGAGATCATCGCCAAGCTCTAG